The nucleotide sequence ACGCGGCGGTTGGCTGGTTTGGGAAAGATAATCGGCTCGGGCTGATGGGAAGGGGGAGTCGGCTCGGTCGCGATCTCCTGACTGTGAGTTCGCGCGATCGCGGTGGAGCTCGAGCTAGATGATTTGCTGACGGCTAGGGCTCCAGAGGGGGAGGACGAACTGCCGTTGCGCTGGCGCAGCTCTCCCACGGGTTTCGAGCTGACATTGGCTAGGGCTGGGATCGCAGTAGTTAAGGCCCCCCAGTGTTCTTTGGATAGCTTGTAAATAAACAGGTCAGTGCGGGCAATCCAATCGGCAGGAGCTGTATTGGGAAAGCCCCAGCTCTCTCCCACACTCGGTAGCTCTGATGGGGAATTGGGGGACAGACTGCCGAGCTGTCCCTTCCTCAACCAATAACGGCCCTCACTGGCGGGAGCGACCTCGGCCAAAGTTCGACCAGCCTCGATCTGCCCTTCTGCTAATAAGTTCGCAAGAGCTTGCAGTTTTTTACTGGGGATCGACTGCAGGTTGGAAAGGCTTTTTAGAAACAGTAACCGCTCTAACTGCTTTGCTTGATAGGGCAATCCTTTCTGCAACTGCGGAAACTGTTCTTGCAGGCGATCGAGCTGTGCCATCGGAATGCGAACCACTCGACACTTGCTCGCCGCGATCGCCCGGTGGGGAATCAGTGTCGCACAAAAGAGGCGATCGCCTCCAAATGTCGTGCCGCTTTCTAAAACGGCTGCTGTGGCTTCTCTTTGGCGATCGCTCTGTTGGCAAAGTAGCCTGACCCGCCCTTCGCAAACTAAGTAGAGACTGTCAGGAGGGCGATCGGAAGACAATTCCCCTTCATCCCCTGGTGACGAACTCGATGCAAAGATTTGCTCCCCTAACTCGAAGTCCTGAGTGTCGAGGCGTGCGCTGATTTTAGAGATTGTGAGGGAGTCAAATTTCTCAAAGAAAATGACTGGTTTTAAGTGAGTGCCTGGGTTCACCACAGTATTTCCCAATTTTTCTAACAATGTTTAGATGTACGGCCAGCAATCAGGAATGCACATCGAGTATCACTTCTCTCTTTTAAGAAGATAAGACTGCAATACCTATGCTCATCACTCAGTAAACTGCTGTACTTCTCGCCACAATTTAAGCGCGAGACAACTGTCTTATCTCCGATCTCGCTACCATTTAACGTCTTAGGTAAGCTGATGGATCGAAAGATAAATCCGATTTTTTTGCTGTAATAACCTGCGATCGAATAGCTCTATTCGAGCTAGCGATCGCAAATGTCTAGGGTGGAAAACTCATTATGTCACTCATAAATTCAACGCTCTAAAAAATTGAACGCTCGACGACTAGAGCATGCTCGAAAAAGCCATTTTGTCTGAACTTTCAATGCCTCGATCGCGAGAACCACTCCCTCAGGAAGAAGGTTGCTTCCTGTAGGTTGAACATTTCTTTAGCTCGGGACACCTAAAGTTCAAAAGCTACCTCCATCGCAGAAGGTATTTGGCCAACTATGCCTTGCCCTGAAAGGCTATACCTTGAAATCAGGTCTATCTTTCTACTTACGTATAGGCATGCGTTCGCTTATATAATAAGAGCCTTCTAATATTCGATCAATGCAAAATTAATAAAATTAACGATTCAAGCGAGCCAAGGCAATAATCTCGATTATTTATATATTATTAAGCTCTTTACTGGGAGATATATAGAAACTTTGTTACTTCATGCTTCCTGGTACTGCAATCAAAAGGCTGAATCATGAGATTTTTTAGATTGGGCTCAATCTTGACACACTGAAATGGAATGCTCCGGCATTCTCTCGACAATACTGTCGGCGGAGTCGAGGCGATCGCGCTTATCGGACAGTTCGCAGACTGTCCACCTGACGGGAAAATAGATCGGTGAAGATGCTCATAACAGTGCGCTTGCGCAGGCGGATGTTGGCGGTAACAGACATACCCGACTGCAATTCGAACTGGTTGCCGTTGGCTTGCAGTACCTGTTCGTTCAGTTCCACTTCAGCTGGGAATGAGAAAAAGGGCCGAATTTCATCGGGGGGAAGGGCGTCCGAGCCGATATGGACGAGCTGGCCCTTGATATCGCCAAATTCGCTAAAGGGGAATGAATCGACCCGAACGTCCACCGGCATCCCTGTATGGACAAACCCGATATCGCTGTTTGTGATGAAAACGCGGGCAACATAGCGATCGCTAGGGACAATTTGCATAATCGGCTCGCTGGCGTTGACCACCGCGCCGGGACGGATCACCTGCAAATCGAAGACGGCACCATCGATGGGGGCGCGCACCTCTTCATATTCCATATTCTGTTCGGCCTGCGTGAGCTGGCTGCTGAGTTCGGTTAGTTGACGATCGTTGTCGCGCATGCGCTCCAGCCAAGCACGCTGGAATTCGGATCGAGCATTGGTCACTTGCTGGCGAGCTTGGGCGATAGCAAATTGCAATTCTGCCTGGGCCTCATTCAGGCGGGCCAATTCTGCCTGGTTGGTCTGTACGTCTTGCTGCTGGCGCAAATACTGAATGCGAGAGAGCCCCCCTGCTTCGAACAGGGGTTTGATGTCATTTAGAATCTGCTCTTGGATCGCCAGAATATCTCGGGTGCTCTTCTGTTGGACGGCATTTTGAGCCAACTGCTGTTCCAGTTGCAAGACCTGCAACTCGGCCGCCGACACCCTCGACTGAAATTCCGTCCGACTGGCAATCAGCATCGATCGCTGTTCGAACGTCCAATCGGGCTGGGCAGTTGTGTCCGCTAATAATGCTTGTAGGACCTGGTTGGTTTGCTCTAGCCCGTGCATGACCTCAGAAAAAGACTCTTGCTGGGAAGTAGACACGGTGGCATCCAACCGCACCAGCAGATCCCCCGCTTTGACCGTCTGTCCTTCTTCCACATACACCCGCTCTACTACTCCGGGCACGGGCACTTGAATATTTTGAACGGTGCCGCTGGGTTCCAATTTGCCCGCAGCGGGAACCGCCGACTCAATTTTGGCGAAGCTGGCCCAGAGAATGCCTCCAGCGGCAATCCCCACGATCGCCCGCAAAATCCAGCGGGACCAGACGGGAGACTGGCGCAACACCACTGGCTGGTCGAATCGATCCAGGCTGGTGCTGGGGGCCTTGGCCGCCAGTGCTGCTGCATCGACAACAGCGAGGGCGCTGGAATCGCCCATGGGGGCGAGAGAATCGCCCGCCGCTAGTTTTTCGAGCAAGCCGGGGCCGAGTTGGACGTAGCCTTTATAGGCGGAACGAACGGCGTTGGTAAATTCTTCGGCTGGCGTGGTTTTGAGCAGGTAGCCCTTCGCCCCAGCTTGCAGCACTTGAGAGATATAATCCTCGCGATCGTGGGTGGAGATCGCCAGCACATTGGTGGCGGGGAAGCTTTGCTTGACAGTGCGGATCGCTTCTAGACCGGAGATTTCCGGCATATCCAAATCCACGAGTGCCACATCTGGCCGGAGGGTTTCAATTTTGTCCAGAGCATCCCGTCCGTCCGCAGCCACGGCCACGACTTCGATATCTGGTTCGCGCTCTAGAAACAGCCGCAGCATCTGCCGCACTGTTTTCTGATCGTCTGCAATTAGTACCCGAATCATCGCTCTTGTCCTTTCATGCGATCGGTCATTGAGTCACTGAATATCCCGTCAAGATGCGAAACTTATTATACTTCTCCTGTGGGGTTTGAGATTGAGTAGTCTGGGGCAAAACTTATTCCATCACCTCTTGCTGTTGGTAGAGGGCATAGTAGCGGCCCTGGAGTTCCATCAACTCATCGTGGGTGCCCTGCTCTGCGACCATCCCGCTATCCATCATGATAATGATGTCCGCTTGGCGAATCGTGCTGAGGCGGTGGGTGATAAAGAAGACGGTGCGATCGCGGAAAGTCCTCTGCAGATTGGTACACACTTTCCGCTCGGAATCGTAGTCGAGAGCGCTGGTGGCTTCGTCCAAAATCAGCAGATTGGGGTTTTGCAAAATTACGCGGGCGATCGCGATCCGCTGTCGCTGCCCCCCCGATAGAGACGATCCCCGTTCCCCGACGCGGGTGTTGTAGCCCTGAGGTAACTCCATAATGAACTCGTGGGCAACGGCCACCTTGGCCGCCCCAATAATCTCTTCGACGGGGGCATCGGGATTGGTGAGGGCAATGTTTTCCTGCACCGTACCGTCAAACAGTAGCGAATCTTGCAGCACCATGCCGATCTGTCGACGCAAGGAGTACAGCTCCACCTTGTGGATATCGTAGCGATCGATGGTGATGCGCCCTTCTAACGGCCGATATAGCCGCATGAGCAGCTTCATGAGTGTACTTTTACCCGAACCGCTTTGTCCCACAATGCCCACAAACTGACCGGCTTCAAAGGAGAGATTGACCGCCTTGAGCTGTAACGGACCGTTGTCTTTAAAGCGGAAACTGATGTTTTCGTAGGTGACCCGGCCCGCGATCGGCGGCATGGGAATGTGATTGCGATCGTCCCCTTCCACCTCTTGAGGGGTGTCGAGAATGTCGCTCAGTCGTTCCAGTGATAGGGCCGTTTCTTGGAAGTTTTGCCACAGCGAGAGCAGCCGCAGTAAGGGTTGCGTCACATATCCGGCAATGATGCGAAAGGCAATCAGTTGACCGAGGGTCAGTTGCCCTTGCAAAACTAGATAGGCCCCCACCCACAGCAGCATCAGGCCGGACAGCTTGTTGAGGAAATTCTGAATCGAGCTGGCAGCACTGGAGGTGATCGTCTTTTTAAAGCCCGCACTGACATAGCGGGCATATTTCTGCTGCCACTGCCAGCGGGCTGACAGTTCAATATTTTGAGCCTTGACCGTCTCGATCCCCGACACCGACTCGACTAAGTAGGATTGGGTCTGGGCGTTGCGCTCCGCCTTTTCTCGCACCTGTTGCCGGATGACGGGAGCCACGATGAAGGTAAGCAACGCAAACAGTGGCACGGTCGATAGGGCCACTAGTGCCATGATCCAGCTATAGAGGAACATGACGGCAATGTAGATGACCGAGAAGACCGCGTCGAGCACCACGGTCAGGGCCGTACCGGTCAAAAACTGGCGAATATTTTCCAGTTCGTTGACGCGGGTGGACAATTCCCCCACCGGACGCCTGCCAAAATATCGCATGGGCAGGTGCAGCAGGTGGTCGATCACCTGTGCCCCCAAGGTCATATCGATGCGGTTGGTGGTATCGGCAAACAGGTTCGTGCGAATAGCGGTGAGAAAGCTTTCGAACAGGGCCATGACAATCAGCAGGCTGCCCAATACATTCAGAGTGGCCACGCTGTTTTGCACCAGCACCTTATCGATGATCACCTGCACCATCAGGGGGTTGGCCAGTGCAAATAACTGCACGAAGAAGGAGGCAATCAGCACCTCGATCAGCACCCGACGGTGTTTGACAATCGAGGGCCAGAACCACTGCAGGCCGAAGCGCTGTTGGGGTGTATGCTCTGTCTGTTTCAGAGCCACCACTTCGATGTCGCCCTCGACAGACTGCGCGAAGTCATCGAGGGTAATGTATTGGATACCCCGCTCGGGGATGGCAATGGTGAGTTCTTTAGGGTTGGCCTCAAACAGCACCACCAACTGCTCGCGCCACTGCAGCAAGGCAGGGGTGGGGAGCTGGCCGACGGCAGCCGGAGGTGCGGCAAAAAGCTGGGCCTTGAGACCGACCAATTCGGCAATTGCGCCGCAGGCTTGCAAGGAAATGCTGCCCGTGCGCTGCTGCTGGTTGACCAGGACCCGTTTCACCACGTCTCGCCGGAAGGGCAGGTTGAAATACTGGCTCAACATGCGAAAACAGGCCAGCGGCCCTTCAATGGGGCCTCGCCCGCGCGCGAAGGGAAATTGTTCGCGCTGCTGCTGACGGCGACGGCGATCGCCCTGCGGAAGTGCTTCGAAGGAGGTGGAAGCATAGGGGATATCGTCGGCGACTGTCGGGATTGTCGCAGAAGAGATCGTTGGGGCGATCGCCGTTGAAGAGGGGGTAAAGTTTGCCACCGCTTGAGCGAGCGTGGCTTCGGTCAAAAAGAGGGAGGCTGGAAAACCAATCGCCCGCAGCCGATCGGGAGACGCCCCCAGCACTCGGGCCACATCTGCTTCAGTTTCGAGCAGGGTGCCAGCGGCAGTGCCATTACTGGCAAACCAAAAATAATCTTCGTCGAGATCCTGCACTTCGGCGGCAGTCTCTAAAAAGTGCATTTGGGTTTGGGGCCAAACCTGCAGCGCCAGCTCCCGCAAGTTGGCTGCCGACTGAGCATCTAAAATCGCGGTACTGTCGGGGCGCGAATGCAGGTATTGACCCAACACATCGAAGACTTCTGCCAAAGTCGGGCGGTTAGTCCAAGCGGCGATGGTGGGAAATTGCTCGACGAGGTCGATGAAGGCCGTGGCAGGGAATACTGCTGCAGTGCATTCAGTGGAGGCGATCGCGGTTTCGCAAGGGCGATCGCGCACTACCCCCACCCAGCCGAGCAATTCGCCGCTGCTCGTCGACTCTAAAGAGACGGGCTTGCCAGTATCGGGTTCGTAGCCAATGCAGCGGGCTTGTCCTTCCGAGAGGATGCACAGTTGAGCGGGCAGCCGATCTTTAGGAACTAAGGGCTGACCCATGCGATAGCGCACCCACTTCACCTGCTGACCCAACTTGGCGAGGGCATCGGCAGGCAAGGTATTGAAGGGGGCCAATTGAGCGAGCCAACTTTCGGTGGTAAATGTAGTAGTCATCGATAGAGTGTCTAATTGCTATTTTTATCTGAGTATCTAGGTTTGCGGCTCTGGAGATGTCCCGTTGGACTGGACAGTCGCCAGAGCAACTCGTTCTTTAAGCCAGTCGTCGAAAAGTTGTTTGAGCAAGGTTTTTTGCATCACATCGTCTAGTTTGGCGGGCAAAAACTGCTCCAGTCGGACAATAATATACCATTTGTCTAAATGGAGGGGGGACATCAGTTGTCCCGGCTGGCTGGATGCGAGGACTTGCACTAAAGCTGGGTGCAGGTTGCCCAGCGGCACCGGCCCCACCATACCGCCAGTTTTAGCCTCTGGCCCCTGACTGTATTCCCCAGCCAGAGCAGCGAAAGATTGCTCGTCTTCCTGCAGGCGAAAATACAGTTCTTGAGCGACGTAGGGGTCTGGGGTGCGGATGAGAGAGTAAATGGCTTTGTCGAATTGGGCTTTACGCTCTAAGAAAATGCTTTTGAGCTTGGGCCCCCAAGTGGCCTCTTTGTATTTATCAATGCGTAGCGAGCGGGCCAGACGAGCTTTGAAAAGTTCTAGGGTAATATGCTGCTTCTGTAGCCAGGCTTGGATAGCCTCTTCGTCGTTGCCGATCTGATGGCGCTGACAAAGCTGTTGAAAGGCGGCATCCATTTCTGCGGCTTCGCAGGGGATATCGGCGATCGCCTCGTCAACGATCAGCTCCCGCAGCAGTTGCGGCATGAGTTGATAGCGCTCCAGCAGTTCTGGCAGATCTGCTGCTGTAATCGTGCGAGACCCAATAGAAAGTGAAAACGCCACTGGTTTGGCATCTGTCGATACAAGCATTCGAAATACACCGCCACTCGGGTTTAAGTCTACAGGTTCAGTTGGTCAACCATAATCAATACACAGAAGCTGAGCTACGTAAGTAGGAACACATATGTTTCTTGGGAAGCGGTGCTATAAGAGATTACCCCTTACCCCCCCAACCACAGCAGAGAGGCCGACGCTGTCAGTCTATACGGTTTGTCCGAATCTCCGATCGCATAACGATGTTTTCCTCCAGCTGACTGCCTTCGCCGCTGCTCCCATGACTCTCTCTAAACCTTAAACTTAAATCTTCTAGGACTTACTCTGCCTAGTCTACTGCGACAAGCTTTCTAACAGTGTCTAGTGACGAAGTATTAAGCGCAGTTTCGTAGAGGATTGATATCAGTCCCGTTGCAACGAGTTTGTCAGGCGATCGCCTAGGGAATGCATTAGATGGCAGTCTAAGCCGAGATTTAATTCTCAGCTCCCTCTCTATATACGAGACGGGTCGGAGGCTGTACCCTCAATTGAGGCTTGCCTTAAAGCTAGAATGAGGTATTAACAAAACTTTGCAAGACATTGCCAAATTGGCAAGGATATATCAATAAACGAAATAAGCTAAATAGCGGAGGTTGTTAGGATGTGCTGCTGATTTTCCTGGAGTTTACAGTAGCTGACTCTTCAACTCAGGCTATCTGCGAGTGACACTGGAATCGTGTGATTTCGTACGTAACGGACCAGAGGTAGTGGATCGGGAGAAAGGCGGTAGTAGCTTAGGACAGTCACTTTGCAGAGATATGCTTAGGTTCCTCGTAGGGGATGTGAGTAGAATGAATTGTCCGTCACCCAATAATATTCGTGATGCTATAACAGCCGAACAGTTCGATCGGATTGTCGGGGCGATCGCTGAAGGCAAATATTCATGGGCCTGTGTATTACTGCTCAGGTCTGGTGGCTATAATCCGCTTCACTATATTCCTTATCGTACCTATAATCGCTTAATAAAGCAGAATCGCTCTAGCAAGAATATATACATCACCCATAAATATAAGAAAATCTTAGAAGATGCGATCGAGAGAGTGTGAGATCTGCTTTGTCAGATGCTAAGAATATATTCTCTTTGACTTACGATACCATCTCTTGACGATACCATCTCTTGACGATACCATCTCTTGACGATACCATCTCTTGTCAGACAAAAGCTCCTCTGCAATTGACAAATATAGGTATGGCTAGCACTTTAAAGCAGCTAACTATGCCTAAGTATCAATCATCTGCGATTACACTGCAAAAAGAGTATCTAGTCAGGCTGATAGACCTATGTTGTCAGGTCTAGGGCTACTGATGTCAATGCTTTCGATCGTATCCGAGGGAAATTTACTGGCAGATCTTTGATAAATTTTCATGCTGATTTACATATTTTTTAACAAAATAGTTCGTGCCAAAATGGCAACACGTTCTTTGTCTATAGCTCTATCTTTAAGCAGTGGCTCACTGAGAGCTATAACACAAGAGCTAATGTCCCAAGATTGTTAAGGATTTAATCATGAAAATCGCAGATCTGAACTACATGGAAGTCTTGACCTCAGATGCATCTCGTGCGAAAGGCGGTCTATTTACGAACCCGTTCGAAGTAGACAAGACTGTTAACTCGACGGTCAACAACACTATCACCTTTGACACCGATATCACCTTCGACAAGTTCTCCACGACAGATGTCCTTGTGGTAGCAAATGCCGATATTGACGGCAATATTACCACTCTAACCCTCGATGCTGAAGCCATTGGCTCGGATACGTTGGTAGAGGTTGATTCTTCCGTCTTATCGATTCATGGAGAACTCTCTAGCTTGAGTCTGTCCGTGATCTCTGCTGCTACAACTCCCGCTCCTTAATTGACTGACATCAGCGAGATCTAGCGAGTGTATTTGAAAAGTTTGCCTGCTACCCCCAACTCTGTAAGTAAGGGTAGAAGCCCTCAAGGGTTTCATTCTCTCATCTGTTTTTCTGTCGCCTGTGGGGGTAGCTATTTTCTCTAAGACTTTTCAAGCACAGTCTGAGAGATCTCAGCCAACAGCTATATGCACTTAGGTTGCATTGTACTTAGATGAATTAGGAATTGAACCATGAAACTCGTAGACCTAAACTATCTGGAAGAATTGACTGCCGATGCCTCTCACGCGAAGGGCGGTCTATTTGAAAGCCCATTCATAGTAGATAAGACAGTCAACTCGACAGTCAACAACGTCATTACCTTTGACACCGATATCACCTTCGACAAGATTTCTACGACTGATGTTTTAGTGGTGGCTGATGCCGATATTGATGGCAATATCACCACTCTAACCCTCGATGCTGAAGCCATTGGCTCGGATACGTTGGTAGAAGTTGATTCTTCCGTCTTGTCGATTCATGGAGAACTCTCCAGCTTGAGTCTGTCCGTGATCTCTGCTGCGACGACTCCCACTCCTTAAGCTTATCGGCTAAATTCAGGCTGTCTGGAAGGTTGGAGGATAATCTGAAGTCTTTATCGGTTTGGATGAAGTCCTGTGGGGCTCGGACTTTTCTCAGTGACTTTACCTTCCAGACATCTCCTGGCATCGATACCCAAGGAACCCTTGCTCGATGGGTCGATTTGGTTAGTTCTCTCTTGAATAGAAACATCTCAATTTTGCAGTACAACTGGCTCCTCGATCGCTAGAGGCTACAGACAAAAAGCGATTGCCTGCACTCTCTGGAATCCAGAAAAAGACAAGTCCTGACGTTAAGCTTTTTAGCCGTTAGGGCTATTGCAGGAGTGAGGTAGAGGTGAACGCCGAACTCAATTGAAGAAGTTTTGCGTGGATCGTTATTTAGGGCGATCTGTTTGAGGCTGGCAGATAGGCCCTATCTCGTGCCCTGTTGAGGAAATTTGAACAGTACTCAGAACATATCCTCCACGCAGGTTCTCAATTCGCTCTTCAGTAGATGTTAAAGTTTAAACTTAAGGAGAAAGTCATGGCTTTCGAAAACCCTTTCCTCGTGGACAAAACTGTTAACTCCACGGTAAACAACGAAATCACCTTTGATACTGATATCCTATTTGAGAAAGACTTCAATGCAGATATCGATATCGATGCTTTTGCCGATATTGATGGCAATATCAGCACTCTAACCCTCGATGCTGAAGCTATCGGTACCGATACACTAGTTGAGGTTGATTCTTCGGTTCTGTCGATTCATGGGGAGCTTTCCAGCGTAAGCCTCTCGGTTATCTCTGCGGTCGCCCCTAAAGACGATGAGAAATTGTTTGTAGGTGGCGCCCTCGATGTTGTTGGTAATACGTTAGACTTTGCTGGCACAAGCACTACCGTTACATTCACCATCGAGTTTGAGGATGTCGACGACCGCAATACTTTCGGTGGTTTAGTCGGTCTTTTAGACCCCGATCCGCTGCCAATCGCAGCTGGCCCTGGTGGGGTTCCCGATCTCATTCTTCCAGCCCTAGGACTAGATTTTGACAATCTAGATTTGGATCCCCTGGGAGTATCAGATGTTACCCCCGGCGGCAACTCATTCAATTACGAACTCGATACGGGCTTTAACGACGCTCCTCTAGCAGGTGGATCGGGTGAAGAAGCTGCATTTGAATTAGGAGTATTTGGAGCGGGTGTCGAGGTCGCAGCCATTCCTGGCGATGAAGCCTCTAAGTTTGATGCTAGTGGTCTGGCATTGGAGCTAGTCATTCCAGATGGGGCAATCTTCGAAGTGGAAGTCGATGGAGTTACCGGCGATAAGAGTGTCGTTCTAGTTGAAGGAGGAGATAATCCGAATACATTGGTCGACGAAGACGCATTCTTGCGAATCGGCGCAGCAACATATACCATCGCGAAGGACTTTGCTGCAGAAGATATTATTGCGACCGTGGGTTCAGGTACTTATGGATTCTCATTCGACATACCTGAAATCTTCCATGAATTTGCTTAATCTTCAACCGCCACGATCGGTATATGCTGGCCATTCACATAGGTAACTTATGTGAGTATCAGTTAGCTGAAAATTATGAAGAGGCATCCTGTTTGGAGTGATTGAAACTCTTTGTGATGCCTCTTCTTTTTTGATGCAGTAGGCATTTATCTCAGGCACCTATGTCGATCTCAATGAGTTCTCCATAACCTCAATTCTATGAGAATTTGAGCTTGGTCATTGAGTTCTAGATACTATGCCTCCTCGCTGTCTTAAGAACAGAGTGTAGTGATTATGTTTATGTTTAGATTCTCTAAGAAATCTGTTCGGCAAGAGTTGCTGGTTCTATCATGGTTGTGGCAAAAAAGTGAAGCTGGAATCAGAAAAAACGTAACGAAGACGATGGGCTGTAAGCGATTCCTAGGGAAAAATCGGCGCTTAAAGCTCGACTTCCGATCTGCTTATATTCTCCGATCTCGACTGGAAGTGGGAGTAGATGCGATCGCAATAGCTGAGGAGTTAAGCTGCCATGGGTAAGTCTGGTAAGAGAGCGAACGGGACTCCTACAAAGG is from Synechococcus sp. PCC 7336 and encodes:
- a CDS encoding HlyD family type I secretion periplasmic adaptor subunit produces the protein MIRVLIADDQKTVRQMLRLFLEREPDIEVVAVAADGRDALDKIETLRPDVALVDLDMPEISGLEAIRTVKQSFPATNVLAISTHDREDYISQVLQAGAKGYLLKTTPAEEFTNAVRSAYKGYVQLGPGLLEKLAAGDSLAPMGDSSALAVVDAAALAAKAPSTSLDRFDQPVVLRQSPVWSRWILRAIVGIAAGGILWASFAKIESAVPAAGKLEPSGTVQNIQVPVPGVVERVYVEEGQTVKAGDLLVRLDATVSTSQQESFSEVMHGLEQTNQVLQALLADTTAQPDWTFEQRSMLIASRTEFQSRVSAAELQVLQLEQQLAQNAVQQKSTRDILAIQEQILNDIKPLFEAGGLSRIQYLRQQQDVQTNQAELARLNEAQAELQFAIAQARQQVTNARSEFQRAWLERMRDNDRQLTELSSQLTQAEQNMEYEEVRAPIDGAVFDLQVIRPGAVVNASEPIMQIVPSDRYVARVFITNSDIGFVHTGMPVDVRVDSFPFSEFGDIKGQLVHIGSDALPPDEIRPFFSFPAEVELNEQVLQANGNQFELQSGMSVTANIRLRKRTVMSIFTDLFSRQVDSLRTVR
- a CDS encoding peptidase domain-containing ABC transporter; protein product: MTTTFTTESWLAQLAPFNTLPADALAKLGQQVKWVRYRMGQPLVPKDRLPAQLCILSEGQARCIGYEPDTGKPVSLESTSSGELLGWVGVVRDRPCETAIASTECTAAVFPATAFIDLVEQFPTIAAWTNRPTLAEVFDVLGQYLHSRPDSTAILDAQSAANLRELALQVWPQTQMHFLETAAEVQDLDEDYFWFASNGTAAGTLLETEADVARVLGASPDRLRAIGFPASLFLTEATLAQAVANFTPSSTAIAPTISSATIPTVADDIPYASTSFEALPQGDRRRRQQQREQFPFARGRGPIEGPLACFRMLSQYFNLPFRRDVVKRVLVNQQQRTGSISLQACGAIAELVGLKAQLFAAPPAAVGQLPTPALLQWREQLVVLFEANPKELTIAIPERGIQYITLDDFAQSVEGDIEVVALKQTEHTPQQRFGLQWFWPSIVKHRRVLIEVLIASFFVQLFALANPLMVQVIIDKVLVQNSVATLNVLGSLLIVMALFESFLTAIRTNLFADTTNRIDMTLGAQVIDHLLHLPMRYFGRRPVGELSTRVNELENIRQFLTGTALTVVLDAVFSVIYIAVMFLYSWIMALVALSTVPLFALLTFIVAPVIRQQVREKAERNAQTQSYLVESVSGIETVKAQNIELSARWQWQQKYARYVSAGFKKTITSSAASSIQNFLNKLSGLMLLWVGAYLVLQGQLTLGQLIAFRIIAGYVTQPLLRLLSLWQNFQETALSLERLSDILDTPQEVEGDDRNHIPMPPIAGRVTYENISFRFKDNGPLQLKAVNLSFEAGQFVGIVGQSGSGKSTLMKLLMRLYRPLEGRITIDRYDIHKVELYSLRRQIGMVLQDSLLFDGTVQENIALTNPDAPVEEIIGAAKVAVAHEFIMELPQGYNTRVGERGSSLSGGQRQRIAIARVILQNPNLLILDEATSALDYDSERKVCTNLQRTFRDRTVFFITHRLSTIRQADIIIMMDSGMVAEQGTHDELMELQGRYYALYQQQEVME
- a CDS encoding HetP family heterocyst commitment protein; the protein is MNCPSPNNIRDAITAEQFDRIVGAIAEGKYSWACVLLLRSGGYNPLHYIPYRTYNRLIKQNRSSKNIYITHKYKKILEDAIERV
- a CDS encoding peptidylprolyl isomerase, producing the protein MLVSTDAKPVAFSLSIGSRTITAADLPELLERYQLMPQLLRELIVDEAIADIPCEAAEMDAAFQQLCQRHQIGNDEEAIQAWLQKQHITLELFKARLARSLRIDKYKEATWGPKLKSIFLERKAQFDKAIYSLIRTPDPYVAQELYFRLQEDEQSFAALAGEYSQGPEAKTGGMVGPVPLGNLHPALVQVLASSQPGQLMSPLHLDKWYIIVRLEQFLPAKLDDVMQKTLLKQLFDDWLKERVALATVQSNGTSPEPQT